Proteins from a single region of Gemmatimonadales bacterium:
- a CDS encoding lasso peptide biosynthesis B2 protein, protein MSEAQQDRPSARWEASPHVRWLDSGDLVTILCLRSGSYLSLTGSAMAMWSGITAGNDRSSLGAQLTTRFDVEPDRLAADLDRFISDCEQRGLIRPAAAPAGNGTRDIPPVNHARRPRILHLLPASLHAWLACLRTSLSLAVGGLPSAYAGATARAAAGARGSADPPPVERLLAAFRRAEMFLISRRGRNDCLPRSLALYSFLRERGCAIRHVIGVCTSPFIAHAWVELGDTPLLHQPHEVARFTPIAVLQ, encoded by the coding sequence CGTCAGGTGGCTCGATTCGGGTGATCTCGTCACCATTCTCTGCCTCCGGTCGGGGTCCTATCTCAGCCTGACCGGCTCGGCCATGGCAATGTGGTCCGGGATCACAGCCGGGAACGATCGCAGTTCTCTAGGTGCGCAACTCACCACTCGGTTCGATGTCGAGCCCGATCGGCTTGCCGCCGATCTGGACCGGTTCATCAGCGACTGCGAACAGCGGGGCCTGATTCGCCCAGCCGCAGCCCCCGCCGGCAACGGCACTCGTGACATTCCGCCTGTCAACCACGCACGGAGGCCGCGAATCCTCCATCTCCTGCCGGCTTCCCTCCATGCCTGGCTCGCCTGTCTTCGAACCAGCCTCAGCCTGGCGGTCGGTGGTCTGCCCTCCGCCTACGCCGGAGCAACCGCGCGCGCGGCTGCCGGCGCGCGCGGGTCGGCAGATCCGCCTCCTGTCGAGCGCCTGCTGGCTGCATTCCGCCGTGCCGAGATGTTTCTCATCTCCCGACGAGGCCGGAACGACTGCCTGCCCCGCTCGCTGGCGCTCTATTCGTTTCTGCGCGAGCGCGGCTGTGCCATCCGCCACGTCATCGGCGTCTGCACCAGCCCCTTCATCGCCCACGCATGGGTTGAACTCGGCGACACACCGCTGCTCCACCAGCCCCACGAGGTCGCCCGATTCACCCCGATCGCCGTTCTCCAGTAA